The genomic window GCGTCGGGGGATTCGCCGAGGGGCTCGCGGCGCGCGGCATCGAGGTCGCGGAACGGGACATCGTGCACACCGAGTTCTCGCGCGACGGGGGATACCGCGCGGTCGAGCAGCTGCGCGACCGGCTCGCGGAGCTCGACGTGATCGCGGCGATGAGCGACGCGATGGCGGTCGGCGTGATCGCCCGCCTGCGCGAACTGGGCGTGTCGACGCCGGCCGACATCGAGGTGACCGGGTTCGACCACGTGCCCATGCTCGGCGATGTGCTGCCGGGGTTCAGCACGGTGGAGGTGCCGCTCGAGCACTTCGGCGGCGCGGCGCTCGAGCTCGCGCTCGCGCTCGACAACGGCGCGGTCCCCGCCGAGACGATCGCGCTCAGCGCGACGCCCATCCTCCACGGCACTCCGCTCGTCACTGTGTGAGCGCGATCGTGCCGTCGCCGCGGGCCGGGGAGGCGCCGGCGCGTAGGCGGAAAGCGCTTCACGAAACTATGTGGCAAACGTTGTCCACTTTGAGGTACTCTCTCCGAGACGGAAACGTTCCGGCACGAATCAAGGGAGATCACATGCATGACGCGATGACGCGGGCAGGGATGCGTGCCCGTATGGGCCGCCGCTCGCCCTGGATCGCCGGCGCAGCGGGCATCGCTGTCGCGGCACTCGCGCTGACGGGCTGCAGCAGCCCGGCGGACGACAGCGACGAGGGCGGCGCGGCGGCCGAGAAGACCACGATCCGCTTCCTCTACGCCACCGGCGACGAGACCTGGAACTCGGTGGTCGACACCGTGGTCGAGGCCTTCAACGACCAGAGCGACACGACGACCGTGCAGCTCGACCCGCTTCCCGCCGGAAGCGACTACGCGACGGCGCTGAAGACGATGGATGCCACCGGCAACTGGCCCGCCGTCGTCGACATGCGCGACACCCTCACGTACGTCAACGCGGGCAAGCTCGCGCCGATCCCCGATTCGGTCACCGAGCTCATCCAGCCGGAGGCGTTCGGCACTGCCGAGGACGGCAACGTCTACACCGTGCCGTACAGCGCGCTGAACGGCGAGATCGGCCTGAACATCGTCTACAACAAGGACTACTTCGAGGAGCACGACCTCGAGGTGCCCGAGACGTACGACGACTTCCTCGACCTGCTCGCCGACATCAAGGCGAACGGCGACGCGCCGCTCGCGACCGCCGCGGCGGAGGTGTGGCCGAGCGACCAGCTGTGGAAGCCGCTCGCCGCGCCGTACTTCGCGGAGTACGGCGACGAGGGCGGGTTCTGGACCGCTGCGCAGAACGGCGACGCCACCGTCGAGGACCTGCGCGAGCCGCTGCAGGAGCTGCTCGACATCACCAATGAGTACGTGCTCGAAGGCTGGCAGTCCACGGCGGACGCGCAGACCACGACGCTGCTCGTGAACGACATGGCGGTCATGGCGACCTCTTCGGCGGGCATCGGCCGTCTCAACGACATCAACAAGGTCGACCCGGAGTTCAACGCGGGGCTGTTCATCATCCCGGCCGAGGACGGGGCGATCAACGTGCTGAAGAACGCCGTCAACGGCGACACCGCCGGCGGCCTGGCGATCTCGGCCCAGGCGGCCGACGACGACGCCGAGTACGCGTCGGCGACGGAGTTCCTGGAGTACTTCTACCAGGTGGAGACCGCCAACCTGATGGAGTCGCAGGGCTGGTTGGCGCCGAACATCATCGCCGCGGACGAGATCGAGCGCAACACGTCGATCCCGGGTTCGAAGGACTACTTCGCGCTTCTCGAGAACCCCAACCTCGCGTGGTACGAGAACGTGTCGAACCTGTCCACGTTCAGCGCGTTCAACACGTTCTTCCGTCAGGCGCGCATCGAGATGCAGGACGGCCAGTCGTCGATCGACGACACCATCGCCAAGGTGCAGGCGGAGTTCGACAAGACGGTCGCAGCGGGCTGAGACCACACGTGACAGGGTGCCCGGGCAGCTGCCCGGGCACCCTGGAACGGAGGCGAGGAGGTCTCCATGACTGATCAGAGTGCCCTGCAGGGGCAGACCGCGGTGGTCGGCACCGCCGTCCGGCTCACCGGCGAAGGCCCGCTCGACGGCGCGCCGGAGGGCGCGGCCGACGACGTCCCGTTCCTTCCCGCCGGACCCCCGAGCGAGCTGCGCCGCACACGCCGGTTCCGCAGAGTGCGCTGGGTGATGCTGGGCTTCATCGCCCCGGCGCTGGTGGTGTACCTGCTCATGGTGATCGTGCCGTCGGTGCAGTCGCTGCAGCTGAGCTTCACGAACTGGGACGGCATCAGCCCGGACTACGACTACATCGGCGTCGCCAACTACGAGGAGATCCTCGGGAGCGGCAGGTTCTGGAACGCCGTCAAGAACACCCTCATCCTGGGTCTCGGATCCGCGGTCATCATCAACGCCATCTCGCTCGGCGTGGCCCTGATGCTCGACCACGTCGGCAGATGGCAGGGGCTGTTCCGCACCGCCGTGTACCTTCCCTCGCTCGTCAGCGCCTTCATCCTCGCGACGATCTGGAAGTACCTGCTGAACTACAACTTCGGCGCCGTGAACGTCTTCCTGCGTGACATCGGGTTGCCCGAGTCGGCGCGCGACTGGCTGGGCGACAGCTCGATCGTGGTGTGGGTCATCCTCTTCATCACGTGCTTCACGCTCGGCGGCAACACCACCCTCATCTACCTCGCCAACCTGCAGTCCGTGCCGCAGGACCTGGTGGAGGCCGCGCGGATCGACGGCGCCAACAGCCGCCAGGTCTTCCGCCATGTCACGTGGCCGATGCTCGCGGGCGCGGTCACGGTCAACATGACGCTCGCGATGATCGCGGGGTGGACCATCTTCGACCAGGTCATGGTGCTCACGTCCGGCGGGCCCGGGTTCGTCAGCGAGACCATGGCGTTCTTCATCTACAAGGTCGGCTTCGGCGAGTATCGCGCCGGCTTCGGCAGCGCGGCCGCGATCGTGCTGTTCCTCGTGGTGATCGTCAGCACCGTGGCGGCGAACGCCTACATGCGCAAGAGGGAGATCCAGGCATGAGCACCCAGACGCAACTGCTCGTCACGCCCGAGCGCACGCGCCGCCCGCGCACGCGGCGCCGCAAGCGGCTGACCGCCGGCCAGGTCGTCGTGATGATCGTCCTCGCGGTGCTGGTGCTGATCGTCGCGAGCCCCGTGCTGTACGCGCTGCTGAACTCGTTCCGGTCGTACGGCGAGATCACGATGGACCCGATGGGGCTGCCCACGCAGTTCACCCTCGACAACTACGTGCAACTTTTCCAGCAGACGGATTACGGCGAGGCGCTCGTCAACACGCTCATCATCACGCTCGCCACGGTCGTGCTGCTGATCGCGATCGTGCCGATGGCCGCGTACGGCATCGAGCGCGTCGGCGGCCGCACTTCCCGGTTCATCTACATCCTCTTCATCGCCGGCCTCATGATCCCGTTCCAGGTGCGCATGATCCCGCTGGTGAAGGGATTCGACGAGGTCGGTCTGTACAGCACGCTGACCAGCGTGGTGCTGGTGCATCTTGGCGGAGCGGCGAGCTTCGGCATCCTGCTCTACTGCAGCTTCATCAAGGGCATCCCGATCGAGGTGGAAGAGGCCGCGAACATGGACGGCGCAGGTCGCCTGCGCACGTTCTGGTCGATCGTGTTCCCCATGCTGCTGCCCGTGACGTCGGCGTTCGTCATCATCCAGGCGCTGGGGCTCTGGAACGACTTCTTCATCCCGCTGGTGTTCCTCGACTCGTCCTCCGCGGGCACGATCAACGTCGCGATCAACCGGATGGTGGGGCTGCTCACCTCGCAGTGGCAGCTCATCTACACCGGCGCGATCCTGGCGATCATCCCGTCGGTGGCGATCTTCGCGGCCTTCCAGCGCTACTTCATCAAGGGCATGTCGGTCGGGGCGGTGAAGGGATGAGCGCCGCGCCGACGACCTCGCAGCGTGGCGGCGCGATGGCGCGCGCGCGCGTCCTGCTCGCGCTCGACGGGCCGCTCGCGGCCACCGTGCTGACCGTCTTCCGGTCGTTCGTGCTGTCGGTCTCGTTCATCGGATGCCTCGTGCCCGTGCTCGCGTTCACGGCGCTGGTCGGCTGGCAGGCCACTCATCTGGCGGTGTGGCTGGGGTCCGTGGCGCTGCTGCCGCTCGCACCGGCGACATACGCGCTGCTGCGCGGTGCCCGCGCGCTGCTCTCGCAGCGCGGCGACGCGCCCACCGGACGGGAGTTCTGGACGTCGTTCGCTCGCGGATGCCGCGATCTCTGGTGGGCTGCGCTCGGCCTCGGCGTCGTGGTGGTGGTGCTCCAGTACGACCTGGCGCTGTTCGGCGGCACCGACGCGGTCGTGCTGCTGGCCGCGGTCGCAGCGGCGCTCGCCGTCGTGCTGCTGATCGGGGTGTGCGTCGTCGCGGCGGCGCAGCCCGCGGGCGTCCGAGGGCCGCTCGAGACCGTGACCGTGGCGATGCGCGCCATGGCGCGTCGTCCGCACATCGCGCTGAGCTGGCTCCTCCTCATCGGGGTCGGCCTGGCCGTCACGGCGCTGCCGCTGATCGGCCCCGCGATCGCCCTGTTCCTGCCCGCGACGGTCGCCGCCGGCATCCACATCTGCAACGACGCGCTGCGTCTTCCGCTGAACGACGAGACGAGACAGACTCCGTGACCGAAGCCGTCCATCATCCTGCCGCGCAACATCCCGCCGCACTTCCCTCTTCCGCGCTTGCCCCTGCCTCCCTGATCCCACGCGAGACCGGCCCCGCGGCACCGGTCACGAGCCGCGCGCGCGTCGGCGTGTTCGAACTGCGCTGGGCGGATGACGCGCCGGCGTCGCTGGTCGTGCCGTCGT from Microbacterium sp. ProA8 includes these protein-coding regions:
- a CDS encoding ABC transporter substrate-binding protein, with the translated sequence MHDAMTRAGMRARMGRRSPWIAGAAGIAVAALALTGCSSPADDSDEGGAAAEKTTIRFLYATGDETWNSVVDTVVEAFNDQSDTTTVQLDPLPAGSDYATALKTMDATGNWPAVVDMRDTLTYVNAGKLAPIPDSVTELIQPEAFGTAEDGNVYTVPYSALNGEIGLNIVYNKDYFEEHDLEVPETYDDFLDLLADIKANGDAPLATAAAEVWPSDQLWKPLAAPYFAEYGDEGGFWTAAQNGDATVEDLREPLQELLDITNEYVLEGWQSTADAQTTTLLVNDMAVMATSSAGIGRLNDINKVDPEFNAGLFIIPAEDGAINVLKNAVNGDTAGGLAISAQAADDDAEYASATEFLEYFYQVETANLMESQGWLAPNIIAADEIERNTSIPGSKDYFALLENPNLAWYENVSNLSTFSAFNTFFRQARIEMQDGQSSIDDTIAKVQAEFDKTVAAG
- a CDS encoding sugar ABC transporter permease; its protein translation is MTDQSALQGQTAVVGTAVRLTGEGPLDGAPEGAADDVPFLPAGPPSELRRTRRFRRVRWVMLGFIAPALVVYLLMVIVPSVQSLQLSFTNWDGISPDYDYIGVANYEEILGSGRFWNAVKNTLILGLGSAVIINAISLGVALMLDHVGRWQGLFRTAVYLPSLVSAFILATIWKYLLNYNFGAVNVFLRDIGLPESARDWLGDSSIVVWVILFITCFTLGGNTTLIYLANLQSVPQDLVEAARIDGANSRQVFRHVTWPMLAGAVTVNMTLAMIAGWTIFDQVMVLTSGGPGFVSETMAFFIYKVGFGEYRAGFGSAAAIVLFLVVIVSTVAANAYMRKREIQA
- a CDS encoding carbohydrate ABC transporter permease; protein product: MSTQTQLLVTPERTRRPRTRRRKRLTAGQVVVMIVLAVLVLIVASPVLYALLNSFRSYGEITMDPMGLPTQFTLDNYVQLFQQTDYGEALVNTLIITLATVVLLIAIVPMAAYGIERVGGRTSRFIYILFIAGLMIPFQVRMIPLVKGFDEVGLYSTLTSVVLVHLGGAASFGILLYCSFIKGIPIEVEEAANMDGAGRLRTFWSIVFPMLLPVTSAFVIIQALGLWNDFFIPLVFLDSSSAGTINVAINRMVGLLTSQWQLIYTGAILAIIPSVAIFAAFQRYFIKGMSVGAVKG